The segment gaaataaaaataaaataaatgaatccaCAATTTAacgagaaagaaaaaaacaaatagaaagcacagaaacaaaatatttagtaACTTATATCTTGAGTGTTAAAATTTTTGGGTCATGTTAAGTAATACATATGgagttgttgaaaaataaaaaaactgcgGATGTGTGTAAGGTCAAAggcattattttaaaatgccCTTCAATCGTACGCATGATACATGACACTGtgcataatttaaaatttaaaatttaaaattacttggaggatattttatatcatttgatttttttatacactgcGCTTGTTCATGATTGCATGGCGCAGAAGCAGATACTGCAACTACGTGTTTTATcagggaaaataaaataaaaaaaaagccaccCAGctgatttttattctttgataTTTGCTGGACTAGCCGACTAGTCAGTTGTCTTCCAAAGTTCCAACTCTATTTGTGCTTGGTGtataaaacattgaaaaaaatattaataacataattttagtaaatttaatattaatcatcaaatgatatatatttaaattttattcacttCATGAccctaaaaatattataaaagataaattttttattttcaaactttgtgtttatttaatttataaatacttacTTTGATTTCTGTAGCTCGTTATCTCATAAAAAAGCTTCGTgtcataataaattgtttgataaatcctatttcattatattcaattgtaaaataatattctattaagtagtaatttaaatttatttttattattttcgacaatttatttaatacaaaaattaataaaaataatatatttctacaTCATTGGATATTaaatttgtgaattttttgCCAACTCAGTGAtgagattaataatttttttatgttactaATGAGATTATGAACTGATAAGAGATAAAactgacaaaaataaatattaaaaattacttgtcaagtaaaatatatttaatttgaaatataaaattagtatTCTTGTgttgttttgttaatattatctgTCTTGaatgattcaaataatatcCATCTGATCAATAATGCTAAAATGCGGTAAACTTAcacgttgataaaaaaatatttcccaaATAAATCTTGCTTCTCCCACgtggtaataataaaaaaaaaataataatttatatttatatgcgCATGAGCATCCCCCTACTTTGAAgtcttgatttttatattttaaaacagtCACAACGTGGAATTAAATATCAGAATAAAAACAACCTTAAGACTGGATGAATATcatcgagtttattttaaaataatttagtgtTTTAAtgagtattaattttatgtgaTTATTATCTAAAAGTAATAACGgtgtaaatgtaaaaaatatctaaattaattagttgaaaatattatatatcaaaattaaaaatgaataaacaatataacatgaaattaaaattaaattaaaattaaaaatttcctgttagtgatttattaatttattttttttttctctcactgAGTTAATATAaaccaggaaaaaaaataataattattttgattaataattgtcTGTGTTGTTCAAGTAAACATTTCAATAATcaagattaaaattattaacacaataatgtcatatttactgatgtctagataaaaatatattttgtcttgtgaatttattatttgaatgtgtaaaaaagtgttgaaatgataatttaaaaaaattatttaataaatttactaagTAATTGTTAACCTACTAAttatagataatttaatttttattttttaaatattaaaattaagtatttttaataatttaaaaaaaaaagtgtgttaCTTTGCTCAGTGAggaatgataattttatcacaaaacaaggtaagtttataaataaatatttttcaattatttttaatttgtttaaaaatataaaaaaatttttaatttaaaataaatgcagTATTGATGAATCAGTAATATAATTTGCCATTAAAACTTCCGGGTTTTATAGTGTATCTACGTCAATGCTACTTGTAGTGTCTATCAATTCTATTTATGCtgtgaaaatacaaaaatattaggTCGATAATAAAAGTCTTTTATACTATTGTTGAGTTCATTGAGTTTACACATACACAACGTATATTCATTTGagcaacatttattatttttaaattacaaaataaataactgaaaaattattttaagggttatatgaaattaacaaaaaaaaagttagttgattttgataattttttaaataaaaaattctaaggTCAAGTtctaatatgtaaaaataaaaatatatatattttatcagctTGAAATATCTGTTTACTGATTAAATCTTAATAAACAaatcgatgaaaaaatttttaaaatcagtcATTCGTCAATAAATAATCTCAATTAAAGTGCCATCGAAATTTCTTCCAGCACagcaaaaattaacaaatttaaattcatttttattcaaattgtgTTTACTAaaaccacttttttttttttgcttaaatattcaacattttatttaaatgtttttgagataaaaaagaagaaaaaatttttagcttataaaatagataaataggTGGTTTGTATGAAGAAAAAAgacaagaatttttatttgatattttttaaatattcaacctTGAATtagtgaataaaatttataagataTATTCACTGTTAGTTGAGACTTTGAGAGAAGAAACCTTGTGACAAGTTGTAGTTGTGGGTAGAAGCTTTCAAGAATTATCGaacgatattttttattttatactttagacccttaattaatttttttcttgtaactaaatctataatttattgttgcaTTAAAATGCaactttttgaataatatcataaatttcaaataagtaataaattttatttttaaaatcaattaattatattgtcatattttttttgtatttattaactCAATTAATCTTTGATTTATCTGATTTTACAGTTCACTGATAATGTTCAAGAATTTTGGTTTGATATTGaagacaaaaaacaattaagacACTCAACATTCAGCTGATTttaacattgatattttttttttaaattaattcctacaccttgatattttaaaatggagAAAAAAGGATCAATCTACGTTAAAGCGGTCGAATGTGAGACTCAACCAACTCATCaggtatcaaaaataaaattaatttataatttttaactactgataaatgttaataaaataaaaatataaaaaaccaattaCCTTGTTATTTGTGTAATGGTATTTTGTTTAAaccagataatttttaatgatgaaataaataaaattccaatgttattaatattgtggATTTATAActgtcttgaaaaataaattgttttcgCAATTTTTAAGATGAAATGTATCTTTTTGtcatattaaaatatgaaacaaTATCTGTCCACTTTGACaaagttatatttttacaaaaacgctaggatattttaatgataaaaaatttaaagataaaaaatactattcgtaTAATTAATAGAACcggaataaaaatatatataaaaaaatccaaaggATAAAAAATACCACGACAATCTTGTTTACAGCAAAAAAACGAATacattaatttctaaaaaattttaaatatgtttatctatttattttttaggtaCTACAtatgaagatttttttttttttcattattatattttttggccAATCTATTtactataaaatatttgattaattataaatatataaaaaaaaaaaaaaaattaaaaattatgaataatttaatctgGAGGAACAATCacagtaatttatatttgtcaaaataaatttaaaaatataaaaatgaaatttataaaatccaatatttatagaaaaatttgaattaatttatttaaatattatttatcaacaggCAGTGGAgacaaaaatatatccaaTGCGATGGGCTGTACTTGCAATATTTGTCTTCTACAGTGCAAGTAACGCAGCACAATGGATACAATACAGTATCATCCCAGATGTAGTCAAAAAACATTATGGTGTTTCTGATTTGACAGTGGACATGACCAGCATGATATACATGATAACCTACAttccatttatttttccaGCAAGTTATTTTCTTGACAAATACGTGAGTtgaataaatcataataaattacataaaaataaatatttaaaattaaagctctatcaatttttaaataatacataaatttgataaaaaatttttatataatttaggGCCTTAGAAATGCAGCACTAGTTGGTGCAATTGGAAATGCCTTGGGATCATGGATCAAAGTATTTTCTGATGCACCTGATAAATTTTGGCTTGGTTTCTTGGGTCATACTGTGGTTGCTGTTAGTCaaacatttatattatcagTACCCTCGAGATTGGCTGCAGTATGGTTTGGACCAGATCAAGTTAGCAGTGCTTGCAGCATTGGAGTATTTGGAAATcaagtaattaaatattttataaatattcccTTTTTGTACTTTATCAAAATACATATTCAAATTGAATTCTAGAAAGTTAGCACTGCACCACAAAGAGCACTAACTAATGTAGTTAGAACTAaaattttatgcttttttttgtgCTATTTTTGTGTGTAACTCGCGATTTttgtacttttatatatttttttttatgcaatgttTTGCCACCTCAATATTAAGTTGACACaacttctttaataattaactgaTTCTAATGAACTCTTGAtcaaaattatgtgctttttatgtgtttttatttacgtttaaattaattttttatttcaattactttttatttaaataatttttttttaacaatgttgtgctagcttaatattaaattaacacaacttctttaataattaacttatttaaataaaattttgaccaaaattatgtgctttttatgtgttttcatTCTAcgtttgaattaattttttacttttttttttttaattatttgaataatttttttttttttattattagaaaaaaaaaaaaattatttaaataaaaagtaattaaaataaaaaattaattaacacgtagaataaaaacacataaaaagcacataattttgaTCGAGAGTTCATTGCAAtaagttgattattaaagaAGATGTGTTGACtcaatattaagctagcacaacattgttagaagaaaaaaaaaaaaaaaattatccaaacaaaaaatattgaaacaaaaaattgattcaaacgTAGAatgaaaacacataaaaagcacataattttgaTCAAGAGTTCACTGGAAtaagttgattattaaagaagttgtgttaacttaatattaagctagcacaacattgttagaaaaaaattatttaaataaaaagtaattgaaataaaaaattaatttaaacgtagaataaaaacacataaaaagcacataattttgaTCAAGAGTTCATTAgaataagttaattattaaagaagttGTGTCAACTTAATATTGAGGTGGCAAaacattgcataaaaaaaaatatataaaagcacAAAAATCGCGAGTTACACACAAAAATAGCacaaaaaaagcataaaatttTAGTTCAAACTACATTAGTTAGTGCCCATTGTGGTGCAGTGCTAACTTTTTAGAGGTTTCAAATTATGTTATGGAAATcaacatattaaatttaaatcaaagcagaatttattatgacaattttaatgacacaatatataaaaaacaataaacaaaatacacaATGATCATTATGTCAATACatagttaaatattaataaaattatttatacaatttcaataaaatatatacaagtaaataaatgagGTAAACTAATTGTTGAATCTCTTGTTATACCGGAAAAGGGTTATGAAATAATATGGGAAATAGTGACCTATCAAAAAgccacatttaattttaatttattgaaatgatAAAAGGGTCGAACcctatcatttatattttgactATCATTTATCTACTTGTTAGTTagatattacaaattaaaatgataaaatgattcaatttattaaaatagtataatgtttaaataagTTGTCTACTcgactataaaatttattgataatggaAAATACATTCATTGGTTCaaggatattttattaattaattatattatttttattacaatttaaaattgtacaGGGTCAGCTTGTAATAACTTGATCAAGAAGGGAATTGAcgttcagtaattttttaaattaattgtccaACTCATTGAGGTGACAAAAAGAGCTTTGATTagcttcaaatttaatttattcatcaagaaaattatattcaatggcttgataataattaaactataatgtaaattttaatttttcttggtcTAGCTTTTATCTATacgtgttaataatttaattaaaaatgttaatgaaaattaaattttaataaatgtaattattaacaattacatTGAGTGTTgaattagctttttttttactattattgatatttatttatttattttatagcttGGCGTAGCtattggatttttatttccaCCAATGTTGGTACCAGACAGTGATGATCCTGAAGAAGTTAGACAAGGCTTTAAACGCATGTTTTACATTGTTGCTGGTGCTACATCAATTATACTGGctctaataattttatgtaagtaaataatcaatataaatctagttaatttaaataattaataaatattaattaacatattttttccaataattttaGTCTTTAAAAATGaaccaccactaccaccaaGTCCAGCACAAGCTGTACAACGAGAAGCTGAACATGCTGAAGATTTTTTCCAATCGATCAAGAGACTTTCAACAAATTCTGGATATCAATTGTTACTTTTGAGTTATGGTATTAAtgttggtattttttatgCCATTAGTACACATCTTGGTAGAATTGTTTCAGCTCATTTTGAGGTAAAAAAatgtctattattattattcttatttgatcatcaattgtttatgttattttttttttaaataaatttttagcatAGCGGTGAAGATGCTGGTCGTATTGGCTTGACAATTGTTTGTGCTGGTATGATGGGATCAGTTCTTTGTGGAATTGTTCTTGATAAAACACGACGATTCAAGTAAGTCAATGAATTAATTgctttttctattaataaaagcatattatcaaaaatttatttatctttctttttatgaaaatagaGAAACAACACTTGGTGTTTACATGTGTTCATTGCTTGGAATGATAATATTCACAAGTACAACAAGCACACCAACAATTCTTGTCTATTACATCACTGCTGGTATACTTGGGTaagtttttgtaaaattaattacgatGTTTTCTTTAAAATCTAACATAAtatctttgttatttttagatttttcatGACTGGTTATTTACCAGTTGGTTTTGAATTTGCTGCTGAATTAACATACCCAGAACCTGAGGGAACATCTGCTGGTTTATTAAATGCAGTTACTCAAGTATTTGGTATTTCAATAACAATGCTTTGGGGACGTATATTTGAATGGTCTAATGATTTTTGGGCAAATGTTATACTTTGTTGTATACTTGCTGTTGGTGCTTTTCTAACATCAATAATACCAAATGATTTACGACGACAAAATGCtaaattttaaactaaaattattttatttttgactctAATACATATCAAGTagaagtttaaataatttaaaaatgaacgataaataaatttataataattgtcaaaatttacattataaatttcaaaaataatacaacacaTATCGGCAAAATATTGAGATTTAGAATGTACAGTGTTAAAATTTAGATgtgattatgataaatttatataatgttcTTCTCAATATGTCTGCCAAAAAGTATTCATGATTAGATTGAAGTTTAATACCATGTGTGCCGTATTTATGAGCTGATAAAATATCTTTCTAATTATGTTATTCTTTTCTTCATATATTAACAagttcaaatatatttatcgattcaaagaaatttatatattaaaatatcactggagaaaaaatagagaaaaattgctatttaattatcatttaatttttatttattattgcatttgtttaaaaattaataaaaatccatttttaAATACGTAATgttagtaataattaaaaaattttaaaatgaaaatataaaaatacaattgaattttttgatgtaaaaataaaatagaaaatcaaattgttttatctcacattgttaaattaattttttttttatatattttaaatttatattattataattttattttttattattattactattattttttgttgttataatgACTATTAATGAGAGATTTTATATTGAGAATTCAGTTGAtgcttgttttaaattatgagcaaaaataagaatatatatttattgtaaaaaaaaaatgttagtgagtaataattattgattatttgttgttaattgttaatcaataaattagcCATAtagtcaaataataattgtaacaattttaatgttttagaTACTCAAATTTTGAGCTTGTATTGTTgacatatcatttttttattactattatttagaaaatttgtGTTTACAAAAGTTTTAAACAAGCACGATgtagttaataattattcatcaaatattctagtgacaataataacattccaataattaaataaacaaaaaaataaccacaaatttacatatataaaaatgttatacgtatgaaaataatagttgattgtgaaaataaaggaaaaaaaaatattatatttccaaAATCATTGAGCTGTAATTGTCATTTtctatgtagaaaaaaaagctgGAGTCTcaatatttgtttgtaaatattttatgttatttaatatgtttttttgttggttttcataatttgatttttatttgtcagttcaatttttttcgacatgagttatttattatttaaatttcattaaatcttGAATTGAgaggaatttatttatagctCATAATACGAattgataaatgaatattGTATGAAAGATGAAATATTGCAGACAGTATTGTTGGAATAATCATTGCACAGATTGTAGACtgcacaaaaatataaaaatatttatttgagatTTTAATCGctgttaaaatgaaaatgagaTTATATATTATCGTGTGTTATATCGTTCGacatatcaaaaattataattaaaaaaattctttatgtTTTAAGTGTATATTAAGACAATAGTTTAACTGAATGAAATGTCATGTTTTTAGGCCtacattatatattatttattaataaacttttgatgaaaatttttatttatcataagtCAATAAAACTGCATaaaacatttatcaatttgtttttttatttacaaataatcaacaattgatcatttatatttaccgataGGGCTTTaacattattcaattaattttttttcacttaaatttgattatttatttgacaactATTGACAACTATTTTAcgtagaaatttaaaatgtaaactataacaagaaaaacttgtaaaataaaaacaacaaagtgACATTATCTTTCATCCATTTAAATACTTTTCATATACATCGTAAACACGTGactttttttcatacatttattttatttttttttatatacttaccATGGtattattccattttttttcctctaagTTGGCCTTTTTCTGTCACGTATATAtcatcatttcattttttataatttatcttatttatattttttttatattgattttaaaatactgTGACAATTAATAGTATACATAAATgacttaaaattaatttacagactttataaaattcatttcaagataaaattaattaatttaaaataattttctatgaaAATTGGGTACCTCGAGCTACCCAATCACACTgtataacattttattttaaaccctttataaaaatgaaaatttattatacctCAAAAACACTTGTTCTTGTTCTTTTTCGTTACCACCCTTTTGGTAAATTACAGGAACTTGCTTTTGAACTTTTTGCTAGTTGGTTTTCTCACTTACCACAAACTATACTCCTGCTGGTTGTCATGAAAACGTGACTAGTATCTAAATCACAGAATCACGTACAAATGTTTAACCACCTTTagcttttacattttttttttttttttaactatatacctttttctattttatttttatttattcataaaaatacatgatgtCATATCGTCGAATCCGACAATTTATTcttctcaataaaaaaaaaaataaataaaataaaaaaaaaaaggacaatcgactgtattatattttcctatatttgttttttttattttttctctcaaagacatttactttttatttttatacttttatatttatcattgattttatattcttctttgattttttaaaaaagtcttttatacttttaacaataaattggtTTGATGTCTTATGATAGTGCTGTCTATTTCGTGTCACATGCAGTTTTTCATCTTGTAGAAAAAAAGAGTGCTTTTAttgctcaaaaaataaatacagtcatggaatataaaaataataatattgattttataaaattgtaaagtttttttataaaaaaatatggcaaTCATTATTCAtgtaagtattttatttatttatattttttaattaataatttattaaaaataatgtaaatttattttaatgttttttcatggaaataaaattgataatatttcttgGTATTTATTGaggattttaattattttaaatataaattgcttcagtaatattttacataattaaaaaagtataatttacgtttttatttttgccaaATATGACATCACGTTTTAATACTCTAGTTttcagaaatatttaaaattataattctatAAATTTCACGTAATATTTATACTGAattgagtaaataaatttttctcggTATTAATTTCCTCAAGATTTTTAACCATAGcagagtaaataaataaaaatatatttttcaagctaagaattattaataatttcatgaaattattttccagcttattatcagtattataaaattatcattattaataacatttacTGGTTTCTTAACAATATTGGCTGCACTATTTCGTCTATTTGAATTAACATTTATCATTCTCTATCCACTTTGTATCTCAATTTCACGTCAATTTGGAAAACTAATATCTGTGagtaaaaaatactttaattaacaacaaaaatctagttttttttaaattacaaaatcatagaaaaaaaaaataaatttaaaaaaaattgtaaaaactaATTTTGTCATACTCTTTATAAcgatcatgaaaaaatttaaatcaaaaaatgctTTAGACGGAAATTCACCTATGTAGATTTCAAaaagcttgaaaaaataaaaaaacaaatgtcaCAGCGAGACAGGTAATTACATATTTACCTACTCGTCGTACATGAAGCGTAAATTGgcttttccaaaaaaaataaaaaataataataacaaaaaaaaaag is part of the Aphidius gifuensis isolate YNYX2018 linkage group LG1, ASM1490517v1, whole genome shotgun sequence genome and harbors:
- the LOC122861127 gene encoding uncharacterized MFS-type transporter C09D4.1-like isoform X2 — protein: MEKKGSIYVKAVECETQPTHQAVETKIYPMRWAVLAIFVFYSASNAAQWIQYSIIPDVVKKHYGVSDLTVDMTSMIYMITYIPFIFPASYFLDKYGLRNAALVGAIGNALGSWIKVFSDAPDKFWLGFLGHTVVAVSQTFILSVPSRLAAVWFGPDQVSSACSIGVFGNQLGVAIGFLFPPMLVPDSDDPEEVRQGFKRMFYIVAGATSIILALIILFFKNEPPLPPSPAQAVQREAEHAEDFFQSIKRLSTNSGYQLLLLSYGINVGIFYAISTHLGRIVSAHFEHSGEDAGRIGLTIVCAGMMGSVLCGIVLDKTRRFKETTLGVYMCSLLGMIIFTSTTSTPTILVYYITAGILGFFMTGYLPVGFEFAAELTYPEPEGTSAGLLNAVTQVFGISITMLWGRIFEWSNDFWANVILCCILAVGAFLTSIIPNDLRRQNAKF
- the LOC122861127 gene encoding uncharacterized MFS-type transporter C09D4.1-like isoform X1, which codes for MSLMPKESSKLIAKSSKNVFIEEEGVKILACEAVETKIYPMRWAVLAIFVFYSASNAAQWIQYSIIPDVVKKHYGVSDLTVDMTSMIYMITYIPFIFPASYFLDKYGLRNAALVGAIGNALGSWIKVFSDAPDKFWLGFLGHTVVAVSQTFILSVPSRLAAVWFGPDQVSSACSIGVFGNQLGVAIGFLFPPMLVPDSDDPEEVRQGFKRMFYIVAGATSIILALIILFFKNEPPLPPSPAQAVQREAEHAEDFFQSIKRLSTNSGYQLLLLSYGINVGIFYAISTHLGRIVSAHFEHSGEDAGRIGLTIVCAGMMGSVLCGIVLDKTRRFKETTLGVYMCSLLGMIIFTSTTSTPTILVYYITAGILGFFMTGYLPVGFEFAAELTYPEPEGTSAGLLNAVTQVFGISITMLWGRIFEWSNDFWANVILCCILAVGAFLTSIIPNDLRRQNAKF